AGCATAGTTTTAAAGTGTCGCTGAACTCTGGCTTGTTGTTCGTCAGGTAGCTCTGTTGGGTCGAGTGCTAATTTTTTAATTACAGCAAAACTTTGCTCACCCATTTGTTCAACAACGCTATGCGGTAGAGTATCAACACTGTAAACAGCAATTGCGGGCACAACTTTGTATAGCATTAACCACATAAAAAGAGGTGTAACTACAATTGCTGCAATAATAGCCCACTTGTTTTTTTCAAGCCGCTCTAATGAGTGATGATTTTTGGCGTTAAATGGCCACCTAAAATCTACATCAAGCGGAATAAAGCGACCACCATCGTCAAAGCTTAGTTCGTCGGCAAGACCTGCAATCGCCGAACTTAAATTAAGTTCGTTAATTGCATAGCGGACAGGTTCTTCGTTACCGTGATTAATTTCAACGTGTGAGCCGCTAATTTTAGCGACACACAGTTGATAGTTACTCGAAGCGTTTGGAAAATAATGTCCCTGAACGTTCATAATAAACTCTTATGTTAACGACAAATCAATATCAAATACGTTAGCCGCTTCCTCAGCAAAGGATGACTGCTGCTCTTGCGTTGTATCTATTAAGTTTAATGCGCCAGGGTATATATCAACGGTTGTAGCCTCGGCAAGCATTTTTGATGTGCGAATTTGTGTCCAGGGGTAAGCAAGCCCTAATGAAAACACAATAGCTAACATGTTGGTTAAAAGTAAAATGGCGTAAGGAATAGGCTTAAGCTGTGATTTAAACGATGCTACATCTTCAAATTGGCTATTATTAAAAATATGATTTCTAATTGCCGCTTTCCATACCGCGGTTACTATGGCAATCATCACGACGTAAGCAATCATTAACCCACCAAACATAACCCCCATTTTTGCAGGGTCTTGAGCTGCTTGTTGGTTTTCTACATTGAGTAAATCAAGTCCAAATAGTCCTAAAATAGCCATAAATATCACCATGGTGATAGAGCTCACCACAAAACAAATAAGGGCTGTAAGGTAGTAGGTTTCACCTTTGAGGTTTACGGCTAATGGCTTATTACCGTAACTAATATTACTGTGAATGTAAGTATCTATGCGCTTTAAAACATAAGGCATTAATAAATAAAGTGTAAATACACTGGCAATAGGTAAAAGAATAAAGTTAATGAAGGCTTCGCCGTAATCTCCTTTAAACGAAAAACGCACATTACGATGACGGGTCATACGCATATTAAAACGTAAGCCTTGGTTAATAATCCACGGCATTAAAAAAATAAAAGCGATGGCAAATAAGAAGCCTATGAGTGGAAGAAAGCTGACAGCAAATGTGTAAATTAAAAATACAATAACGGCTAAAATACGGCCTTTTAAAATTTGCATTGGAGTAGCTAAGTAGTCAAAGCTGTGGCCATCTATACGAGTATGCCCATAAAAATAACGCATTGTACGCACTTTTGCCCAGGCAGAATAAATGCCCAATGTTAATACGCTTAGTAAGATATTAACTATCCAAATACCAAAAAACTCACCGCCTTTGCCACTAAATTGTACTTTAGAG
This DNA window, taken from Pseudoalteromonas marina, encodes the following:
- a CDS encoding YjgN family protein; protein product: MESIHPTPSQSNESSANPLTPLSSSKVQFSGKGGEFFGIWIVNILLSVLTLGIYSAWAKVRTMRYFYGHTRIDGHSFDYLATPMQILKGRILAVIVFLIYTFAVSFLPLIGFLFAIAFIFLMPWIINQGLRFNMRMTRHRNVRFSFKGDYGEAFINFILLPIASVFTLYLLMPYVLKRIDTYIHSNISYGNKPLAVNLKGETYYLTALICFVVSSITMVIFMAILGLFGLDLLNVENQQAAQDPAKMGVMFGGLMIAYVVMIAIVTAVWKAAIRNHIFNNSQFEDVASFKSQLKPIPYAILLLTNMLAIVFSLGLAYPWTQIRTSKMLAEATTVDIYPGALNLIDTTQEQQSSFAEEAANVFDIDLSLT